In Ammoniphilus sp. CFH 90114, a genomic segment contains:
- a CDS encoding hydantoinase/oxoprolinase family protein yields MSKYQLAVDVGGTFTDVFIFNEETKEISVTKVSSTPHNPAEGIMTGITQSNVSAEDIHLFSHGTTVGLNALITRNLPNTVLITTKGFRDVPEIRRGTKLELWDAYEDVAPPYIKRRNRFEVEERVDYQGELITPLNELEARDLARILKKRGVESVAICFINAYNNGINELRMKQILQEELPDVYICTSSETLPEIFEHERMSTTIVNAVLGPLLTHYIQNLTLEMREKGYKGDVLLLHSGGGVMTSETVSKYGARIASSGIAAGAIAGSYIAKLCGFNNAIGLDMGGTSTDISLMYNGDLRITKEWYIEYGYPIGFPSIEILTIGAGGGSLAWIDNGGSLRNGPQSAGADPGPACYMKGGVEPTNTDANVLLGRLNTKLLSGKMTLNKEASAQVIQEKIGNYFNLSDYEAANSIVKVANANMCDALRLISVRRGYDPRDFALVVFGGAGALHGAHLAKEMEIPTVIVPPFPGITSAMGCLLVDVRHDLSKTYHVRAADVTSDELEKEFMALEKEAIKLLQAEGIEDQDMNLIRYLDMRYMGQWRSLEVPLSRPVHSLEEALDRFHQEHQREFAYSDRSQVVEIHGLRVAAVGTVPKPALPKYEPVGTLEEALVEYRDVYFEEAGGMVKTPIYARDSIPTLSEFTGPAIAEQMDSTTVIPPGFHVKVDEYKNMIMTYEKKEEL; encoded by the coding sequence ATGAGTAAATATCAATTGGCGGTAGACGTAGGTGGAACATTTACGGACGTTTTTATCTTTAATGAAGAAACGAAAGAAATATCGGTAACGAAGGTATCTTCCACCCCTCACAATCCAGCGGAAGGAATCATGACTGGGATTACACAATCTAATGTGTCGGCGGAAGATATTCATTTATTTTCACACGGGACGACGGTTGGGTTAAATGCCTTGATTACTCGTAATTTACCCAACACCGTTCTTATCACAACGAAAGGTTTCCGAGATGTGCCAGAAATTCGCCGTGGAACTAAATTGGAACTCTGGGATGCATATGAGGATGTAGCTCCACCTTACATAAAAAGACGGAATCGATTTGAAGTGGAAGAAAGGGTTGATTACCAAGGGGAATTGATCACTCCTTTAAATGAATTAGAAGCAAGGGACCTAGCACGTATATTGAAAAAAAGAGGAGTTGAATCCGTAGCTATATGTTTTATCAATGCCTATAACAATGGCATCAACGAACTGAGGATGAAGCAAATTCTGCAGGAAGAACTTCCAGATGTGTATATTTGTACTTCAAGTGAAACGCTTCCGGAAATTTTTGAGCATGAACGAATGAGTACAACAATTGTGAACGCGGTGCTTGGTCCCCTTTTAACCCATTACATTCAAAACCTCACGCTGGAAATGAGAGAAAAAGGGTATAAGGGAGATGTTCTCCTTCTGCATTCCGGCGGGGGAGTGATGACATCTGAGACGGTTTCGAAATACGGGGCGAGAATAGCGAGCTCCGGAATCGCCGCGGGTGCTATTGCAGGATCTTACATTGCCAAGTTGTGTGGATTCAACAATGCTATTGGGCTTGACATGGGGGGAACGAGTACAGATATTTCCCTGATGTACAATGGGGATTTACGAATCACTAAGGAATGGTATATCGAATATGGCTATCCTATTGGTTTTCCGAGCATCGAAATCTTGACCATTGGCGCAGGTGGAGGAAGCTTAGCCTGGATAGACAATGGGGGTTCATTAAGAAATGGTCCGCAAAGTGCGGGAGCGGATCCGGGCCCGGCTTGCTATATGAAAGGTGGGGTCGAACCGACGAATACGGATGCCAACGTATTGCTAGGTAGACTCAATACGAAGCTGTTAAGCGGAAAAATGACCTTGAACAAGGAAGCTTCCGCTCAAGTCATTCAAGAAAAGATAGGAAATTACTTTAATCTTTCCGACTATGAGGCTGCCAATTCGATTGTGAAGGTGGCGAATGCCAATATGTGTGACGCTCTTCGCCTGATATCGGTTCGTCGAGGATATGATCCTAGGGATTTTGCCTTGGTCGTATTCGGAGGCGCAGGAGCCCTTCATGGAGCCCACTTAGCCAAAGAAATGGAGATTCCGACCGTCATTGTTCCTCCGTTCCCGGGAATCACTTCCGCTATGGGATGTTTATTGGTCGATGTGCGGCATGATCTATCCAAGACGTATCATGTCAGAGCGGCGGATGTGACGAGTGATGAGCTTGAAAAGGAGTTTATGGCTCTGGAAAAGGAAGCTATTAAACTATTACAAGCAGAAGGAATAGAGGATCAGGATATGAATCTGATTCGCTACTTGGACATGCGCTATATGGGACAATGGCGTTCCCTCGAAGTGCCTTTAAGTCGCCCTGTTCATTCCTTGGAAGAAGCACTAGATCGATTCCACCAAGAACATCAGAGAGAATTTGCTTATTCTGACCGTAGTCAAGTTGTGGAAATTCATGGTCTTCGGGTCGCTGCTGTTGGTACGGTTCCCAAGCCGGCCTTACCTAAATACGAACCTGTAGGGACATTAGAAGAGGCATTAGTGGAATATCGCGATGTTTATTTTGAGGAAGCCGGAGGAATGGTGAAGACTCCTATATATGCTAGAGATAGCATTCCAACTCTGTCGGAATTTACCGGTCCTGCTATTGCAGAGCAGATGGATTCTACCACAGTCATCCCTCCTGGTTTTCACGTAAAGGTTGATGAATATAAGAACATGATTATGACATATGAAAAGAAGGAGGAGTTGTAG
- a CDS encoding hydantoinase B/oxoprolinase family protein, producing the protein MSRLLDGKTKGFQSKLDPVTFEVLKNAFVNLVDQISEQILRTCYSFVIYNRDFSSALCDAKGNTVMQGTQDISVHVGTLHLKAKAIIEDFGDDIHPGDVFLINDPYRGGTHFCDIGIIRPVFFEGELISFMQSTGHWADVGGSVPGSFDVKALEHYGEGTRIPPVRLISKGVYLADVANLLVANMRLPEERLGDLRAQAEATRVGEKQLLELIRKYGKETVLTAFDEVQDYVERLATSKITGLPNGTWETVDYIDMDPQLGDALIPIRVKMEITDDKIRYDLSGSHQYIGCFLNAGFGASFSAVVAGTKTFFPEIPLNSGFYRVLDVHLPENSVVNAPWPVAVTGFCSGAYEKIMNAIFELWSQIMPERALACSFNLEYLLIGGWDKRDSYDNYFMWYDWMAGGHGGRNERDGANALSPVFGVGLSIQPCEGQERLSPVITTHHSIITDSGGPGQYRGGCGVEKGGLLTKIDRTVMSYCCDRSRSVTWGIFGGLPSYPHGAWLNRGKENERFLGSIFSNVQVQQGDSFVRPSAGGGGLGDPLKREVNEVLEDVIDGYVSIDRAKKDYGVVIREIDKEIDLYEIDHEATQVEREYIKLNRKDWLTASIEEVQDLYNQGMIDRLDLIRRYGVILDDQTGEILPNSTKQYRETLYKRTLKYWNAAH; encoded by the coding sequence ATGAGCAGGTTACTAGATGGAAAGACAAAAGGATTTCAAAGTAAGCTTGACCCGGTTACGTTTGAAGTGTTGAAGAATGCATTTGTAAACTTAGTAGATCAAATTTCTGAACAGATTCTAAGGACTTGTTATTCTTTTGTTATTTATAACCGTGATTTTAGCTCCGCCCTTTGTGATGCCAAAGGGAATACGGTCATGCAAGGTACGCAAGATATATCCGTACATGTCGGAACGTTGCATTTGAAAGCCAAGGCCATCATTGAGGATTTTGGTGATGATATTCATCCTGGTGATGTGTTCCTGATTAATGACCCTTACCGTGGAGGCACTCATTTCTGTGATATAGGAATCATTCGTCCTGTATTTTTTGAAGGTGAACTGATCTCCTTCATGCAGTCCACCGGACATTGGGCGGATGTAGGCGGATCGGTTCCGGGTTCCTTTGATGTAAAAGCCCTTGAGCATTACGGGGAAGGAACTCGAATCCCGCCAGTCCGATTGATCAGTAAAGGGGTCTATTTGGCCGACGTAGCCAATCTATTGGTCGCCAATATGCGTCTTCCGGAAGAGAGACTAGGAGATTTGCGTGCTCAGGCGGAGGCAACAAGAGTCGGAGAAAAGCAGCTTTTGGAATTAATCCGAAAATACGGCAAGGAAACCGTCCTTACCGCTTTTGATGAGGTGCAGGATTATGTGGAGAGGTTAGCGACATCGAAAATAACTGGGCTACCTAATGGAACATGGGAGACTGTAGACTATATTGATATGGACCCGCAATTGGGAGATGCTCTAATTCCAATTAGGGTGAAAATGGAAATTACCGATGATAAGATTCGCTATGACTTAAGCGGCTCACATCAGTATATTGGTTGTTTTTTGAATGCGGGATTTGGAGCGTCATTCTCAGCGGTTGTAGCAGGAACCAAAACCTTTTTCCCAGAAATCCCTTTAAACTCAGGGTTTTATCGTGTTCTTGATGTCCATTTGCCAGAGAACTCGGTCGTCAATGCCCCATGGCCGGTAGCGGTTACCGGATTCTGCTCTGGGGCTTATGAGAAGATCATGAACGCGATTTTCGAATTATGGTCCCAAATCATGCCGGAACGAGCCCTTGCCTGCTCTTTTAACCTGGAATACTTATTAATTGGAGGGTGGGATAAGCGCGACAGTTATGACAATTACTTTATGTGGTATGACTGGATGGCCGGCGGCCATGGAGGCCGCAATGAGAGAGATGGGGCCAATGCCTTATCCCCCGTATTTGGTGTGGGATTAAGCATTCAGCCTTGCGAAGGACAAGAAAGACTATCACCAGTTATAACGACCCATCATTCGATAATTACGGATTCCGGTGGGCCCGGTCAGTATCGGGGAGGATGCGGTGTTGAAAAAGGAGGATTGCTCACTAAAATTGATCGGACGGTCATGTCTTATTGTTGTGATCGATCCCGATCTGTTACTTGGGGAATATTTGGGGGGCTTCCGTCTTATCCACACGGGGCTTGGCTGAATCGCGGTAAAGAGAACGAGCGGTTTTTAGGATCCATTTTCTCTAATGTACAAGTCCAGCAGGGTGATTCTTTTGTTCGTCCCTCTGCAGGCGGAGGCGGTTTAGGAGATCCGTTGAAGAGAGAGGTAAATGAAGTACTCGAAGATGTGATCGATGGATACGTGTCCATCGATAGAGCCAAAAAAGATTATGGTGTCGTGATTCGTGAAATTGATAAGGAAATAGACCTGTATGAAATTGATCACGAGGCCACGCAAGTTGAAAGAGAATACATCAAACTGAATAGAAAAGATTGGCTAACGGCAAGCATTGAGGAAGTCCAGGATCTCTATAATCAGGGAATGATTGACCGATTGGATTTGATCCGTCGCTATGGGGTCATCTTGGATGATCAGACGGGGGAAATATTGCCTAATTCCACCAAGCAATATCGGGAAACCTTATACAAAAGAACATTGAAATATTGGAATGCCGCTCATTAA